One Neovison vison isolate M4711 chromosome 2, ASM_NN_V1, whole genome shotgun sequence genomic window carries:
- the NPPB gene encoding natriuretic peptides B, which produces MDPQTALLRALPLVLFLLLGGRSHPLGGPGPASQLSALQELLDHLRDTISELQAEQTDLGPLQQDYSPTEAWETQEQPRARALGSSDNVLQALRRRRSPKMMRKSGCFGRRLDRIGSLSGLGCNVLRRY; this is translated from the exons ATGGACCCCCAGACCGCCCTGCTCCGGGCCCTCCCGCTCGTCCTGTTCTTGCTACTAGGAGGTCGTTCCCACCCGCTGGGTGGGCCTGGCCCCGCCTCCCAGCTGTCCGCACTGCAG GAGCTGCTGGACCACCTGCGGGACACAATTTCAGAGCTGCAGGCCGAGCAGACGGACCTGGGACCCCTCCAGCAGGACTACAGCCCCACAGAAGCCTGGGAGACCCAGGAGCAACCACGTGCCAGGGCCCTTGGGTCCAGTGACAATGTCCTCCAGGCCCTGAGAAGACGACGCAGCCCCAAGATGATGCGCAAGTCAGGGTGCTTTGGCCGGAGGCTGGACCGGATAGGCTCCCTCAGTGGCCTGGGCTGCAATG